A single window of Colletotrichum higginsianum IMI 349063 chromosome 8, whole genome shotgun sequence DNA harbors:
- a CDS encoding UDP-N-acetylglucosamine transferase subunit ALG13: protein MGSFAEDAIAIPLTEDRQLVQLQQTIPGHPDITIDNSAAVRNFLIRELSTARLRRLYPMLFMVSNRRNISPLHHQLLNGRSICITERPDLHLVWYYNRIFVKPVPKPLFSYHFWRDAVRQAQDTDGHRLMLDALGFLRTYSMLIVHESDFNLAVQHKLLPHFVDWEGWCFFIQGFTPLRDQAVSRRYHYGEIRLTRLNLFHRIMTMSSYQKVHHNYATFFARFGAPYLFVFGAATVVLTALQTGLDAFPDHGTYIQIIAKFVPFTLFITATGISLLPLLFLFFWARELVRFIFCYRHLS, encoded by the coding sequence ATGGGCTCCTTCGCAGAAGATGCCATCGCGATCCCCCTGACGGAGGATCGCCAGCTCGTCCAGCTGCAGCAGACCATCCCCGGCCACCCTGACATCACCATCGACAACTCCGCGGCCGTGAGGAACTTCCTCATCCGGGAGCTCTCCACCGCGAGGCTGAGGCGCTTGTACCCGATGCTCTTCATGGTCTCGAACCGGCGGAACATCAGCCCCTTGCACCACCAGCTCCTCAACGGTCGCAGCATCTGCATCACGGAGCGCCCAGACCTGCACCTGGTGTGGTACTACAACCGCATCTTCGTCAAGCCGGTCCCAAAGCCCCTCTTCAGCTACCACTTCTGGAGGGACGCCGTCCGCCAGGCGCAGGACACGGACGGCCACCGGCTCatgctcgacgcccttggcTTCCTTCGGACCTACTCGATGCTCATCGTCCACGAGTCCGACTTCAACCTCGCCGTGCAGCACAAGCTCCTGCCGCACTTCGTCGACTGGGAGGGCTGGTGCTTCTTCATCCAGGGCTTCACCCCTCTGCGGGACCAGGCCGTCTCCCGGCGATACCACTACGGCGAGATCCGCCTCACGCGGCTCAACCTCTTCCACCGCATCATGACCATGTCCTCGTATCAGAAGGTCCATCACAACTACGCCACCTTCTTCGCCCGCTTCGGGGCCCCTtacctcttcgtcttcggcgcgGCCACGGTCGTGCTGACGGCGTTGCAGACGGGGCTGGACGCCTTTCCCGACCACGGCACCTACATCCAAATCATCGCCAAGTTTGTCCCCTTCACCCTGTTTATCACCGCCACCGGCATCTCGTTGCTGCCTTTgctcttcttgttcttctggGCCAGGGAGCTTGTACGCTTCATCTTCTGTTACCGTCATCTATCATAG
- a CDS encoding And nb-arc domain-containing protein — translation MDKAQDNKQPPTAPPAVDRFNVPDIPPQDQGLKVLHDPKDVDAIDVDIVAVHGIMANPTSTWKHSKTGTNWLADPLMLPESLKEHGVRIMAFGYESKWFGRGSVRQSLSNLATDLLQALNQKREHCPQRPIIFIAHCFGGLVAQKAYTMAALQEGDYPGIWKSTKGMMFLGTPHSGVNDGTNLTKQGQIYDAIVARKLEVQDNVLLTVARDNDVLVDAVSEFARKVSTSAPPPMLFSFYELKPTNLGAIVGQKFVPEFVVGQSSATLLGHEKQGLALDHFGINKFEDNQDNNYQKVSWRILKMVREAKVDSLNSRY, via the exons ATGGACAAGGCTCAAGACAACAAGCAACCACCAACCGCTCCTCCGGCGGTGGACAGGTTCAACGTCCCCGACATCCCGCCTCAAGATCAGGGGCTCAAAGTGTTGCACGATCCCAAGGATGTCGACGCCATTGATGTCGA CATCGTCGCCGTACACGGCATCATGGCCAACCCGACTTCGACGTGGAAACACAGCAAGACGGGGACCAACTGGCTCGCCGATCCGTTGATGCTCCCGGAGTCGCTCAAGGAGCACGGGGTCCGTATCATGGCCTTTGGTTACGAATCGAAGTGGTTCGGAAGGGGCTCCGTGAGGCAGTCTCTCTCCAATCTCGCAACCGATCTTCTGCAGGCACTGAACCAGAAGAGAGAG CACTGTCCTCAGCGGCCGATCATTTTCATCGCGCACTGCTTCGGCGGCCTGGTTGCACAAAAG GCCTATACCATGGCAGCACTCCAAGAGGGCGACTACCCGGGCATCTGGAAGTCCACAAAGGGCATGATGTTCCTCGGCACGCCGCACAGCGGCGTCAACGACGGCACGAACTTGACGAAGCAGGGCCAGATCTACGACGCCATCGTGGCGCGGAAGCTCGAGGTCCAGGACAACGTGCTGCTCACGGTAGCGCGCGACAACGAcgtgctcgtcgacgccgtctccgAGTTCGCGAGGAAGGTCagcacgtcggcgccgccgccgatgctgttCAGCTTCTACGAGCTGAAGCCGACCAACCTGGGCGCCATCGTGGGCCAGAAGTTTGTTCCG GAATTCGTCGTGGGCCAATCTTCCGCCACGCTGCTCGGGCACGAGAAGCAGGGGCTGGCCCTCGACCACTTCGGCATCAACAAGTTCGAGGACAACCAGGACAACAACTACCAGAAGGTCTCGTGGCGGATCTTGAAGATGGTCAGGGAGGCCAAGGTCGATTCTCTCA ACTCGAGGTATTAG
- a CDS encoding And nb-arc domain-containing protein, with amino-acid sequence MREEEWLMVLDGFNDGDALVSTSPGSGHEPRNLHTFLPKFSDSRRLLVTTVNRTVVNRLVKEKYVLGVGDLSEDDASRLLLGRVTKDPVRKKRINNIIGIVGDSAGALELVRLFGKLANKAVCSSEMLDTLRKQSKGGTGDEQTPKPAWDLLFGHLKSKNADTAYWLHVIGLLDIQMIPSIFFSANDKKGRLRELVDVGLVEAADGRGFYRILTFFRQCLRSSLSEKHRQNAEGAALQSVKMRFVDDDRGALLPVALAALRLEPSRAETRRQQEALREDVAVYRRQRQSSLSPGIGYLAADDDHRRSSVPLVLGNRTMKAIEAAPPVQDIFGLPFPTKRGLSEGHGAVQTPPLLLPTRRQTGPEWEKKLTELRRDSDTAVRLLTEEHPNKGSEDATAIYRRVIDGYSAEPHEYLKLAGLQYNLAIAQGSKGMVDDAAATFRQALQTILSGDSSSRTRNPEARRRYYRIYTDLASLLIVGIMKF; translated from the exons AtgcgggaggaggagtggCTGATGGTGCTTGACGGCttcaacgacggcgacgccctcgtgTCGACCAGCCCGGGCTCTGGCCACGAGCCGAGGAATCTTCACACCTTCCTGCCAAAGTTCTCGGACAGCCGGAGGCTGCTGGTCACCACCGTCAACAGGACGGTGGTGAACCGCCTCGTTAAGGAAAAGTACGTCCTCGGGGTCGGCGACCTGAGCGAAGACGACGCTTCgcggctcctcctcgggcgAGTCACAAAAGACCCGGTCCGCAAGAAGCGgatcaacaacatcatcggCATTGTGGGCGACTCTGCCGGCGCTCTCGAGCTCGTACGGCTCTTTGGTAAACTCGCCAACAAGGCCGTCTGCTCCTCTGAGATGCTCGACACGCTACGCAAGCAGAGCAAGGGCGGCACCGGAGACGAGCAGACTCCCAAGCCAGCCTGGGACCTGCTCTTCGGGCATTTGAAGTCGAAGAACGCCGACACGGCATACTGGCTGCACGTCATCGGACTGCTGGACATCCAGATGATCCCCAGCATCTTCTTTTCGGCAAACGACAAGAAGGGGCGGCTCagggagctcgtcgacgtcggcctcgtcgaagcGGCCGACGGACGGGGGTTCTACCGGATCCTCACCTTCTTTCGTCAGTGTCTGCGGTCTTCCCTCTCCGAGAAGCACCGGCAGaatgccgagggcgccgctCTGCAGTCGGTGAAGATGCggttcgtcgacgacgaccgcgGCGCTCTTCTCCCagtcgccctcgccgctctGAGGCTGGAGCCGAGCCGCGCAGAGACACGGCGGCAACAAGAGGCTCTGCGCGAAGATGTTGCGGTCTaccgacggcaacggcagagCAGCCTGAGCCCGGGCATCGGAtaccttgccgccgacgatgatcATAGACGGTCTTCCGTCCCCCTGGTACTCGGCAATCGCACCATGAAGGCCATCGAGGCAGCCCCGCCCGTTCAAGACATATTCGGTCTTCCGTTTCCCACCAAACGCGGCCTGTCTGAGGGCCACGGCGCCGTCCAAACTCCACCACTGCTCCTCCCCACGAGACGACAAACAGGCCCGGagtgggagaagaagctcaCCGAGCTGCGGAGAGACAGCGACACCGCGGTCCGCCTTCTGACGGAGGAGCACCCGAACAAGGGGTCCGAGGATGCCACGGCCATCTACCGGCGCGTGATAGACGGGTACTCGGCCGAGCCGCACGAGTACCTCAAGCTGGCGGGGCTGCAGTACAACCTGGCCATCGCACAAGGGTCCAAGggcatggtcgacgacgccgccgcgacgtTCCGCCAGGCGCTGCAGACCATCCTGTCGGGCGACTCCTCCTCGCGGACGCGGAACCCGGAGGCGAGGAGGCGGTACTACCGCATCTACACCGACCTCGCGAGCCT ACTCATCGTGGGCATTATGAAATTCTGA
- a CDS encoding Ankyrin repeat containing protein, which produces MATFIKRTASLSPSIVSSFSSLHHQRREPTEQEYERVAQLMAEQRQEDGNRRSGEYSHKEATPVLSKLARGAVPDATPGLAQALLDWGADVSIAKPKSTNFFKMLSGKDQSEERSDVLEQATRNCDADILIVLAQDADEQAVNQALPAALRLADTVKTGILLARGADATPHCDLFLLCVDSAPVDMVMLLIRDVKGACGSCKNKGLVRAAKAGSVEKANLLMDKGADPSFNGAAALFEAIRMGKDEVALAIISRPVMKKHPSLLTTAAQSALDHGRKKVLQACLDAGSENSTAQRQEATLQSQVTFNSPVDSRLAGTSSIEAAFMQAANAGRLDTIQQLLANNRADTLPQGVMVKLLTQSIDLPDLKTAHTLVDMLLSTGGLRGNTVANSLCRILSRPVPPANETDRVQIVQLLLGKGSADVNVGRGKAVLQALSQGRLDILGMMLRHGASAETFAVAMNASMKVAVPRDRLAAVKVLVESGNVAASESLQAAAVAAASRSAALDVLQYLAEFVTSPGVFSTGIGALARECDDWTSPRGLYVAQFLLDRGASGPEVDGAMARASGLYTRDAVQLLATSTDPASFDQVLGFVIDASPHWQLRQNLWLVHSLLEWGCKGASVDRALVRAVGAHGEEHDLQLLIDTLLLVGIGADVNHEGGRALQIAVGRGHASLVNKLALNGAGRLALTNAFQAVITSRMDEATALNLLDILVAGCERSRTRFDVDAVLADGRCPLEACISTHPRAEKLGRRLIKLGCRTGTLVSMKLDGGEERVPLLVWALYQSGQGAVAPSLLTAMVDSHRDVVKYRSASGITPLIAAAHLGSNELVGKLLGAGARPNERDNAGRTALFFASAAGHMAALQALVKAGAAQNDGSLHEAARNTHSEAVAALIKAKHEANFPSSLHEGRTALQELCYRCSCGTIYPELEDTIRALERGKADPFAVHAERNALFLALENARPYHITKAFLDVQMWRHVNDERNVFFCADPAAAAPSTAGYVCSATLYLRHGLYRGDPQHVPRLLALLAEKACQDRFFARFGPHQLEALQPPEAVGVPPALADEDARRRAAQERRRARDRDHADRLRQEQEGAAVKAEIEGRQHRLRLERQQQTSVLQAALAAQQAEVRNARRQSQQTPVAVVGNRNGVVARAGDQGRQSRLKRA; this is translated from the exons ATGGCAACATTCATCAAACGTACGGCCTCACTCAGCCCCTCGATCGtatcctccttctccagtCTCCACCATCAACGCCGAGAGCCCACGGAGCAGGAATATGAGCGGGTGGCCCAGCTCATGGCCGAGCAGCGTCAGGAAGACGGAAACCGTCGATCGGGCGAATACAGCCATAAAGAAGCCACCCCGGTTCTCTCCAAGCTCGCCAGGGGCGCCGTCCCGGACGCCACGCCGGGATTGGCCCAGGCGCTCCTCGACTGGGGCGCCGATGTGTCCATCGCGAAGCCCAAGAGCACGAATTTCTTCAAGATGCTCTCGGGCAAGGACCAGTCCGAGGAACGCAGCGACGTGCTCGAGCAGGCGACCAGGAACTGCGACGCCGACATCCTCATTGTTCTCGcccaggacgccgacgaaCAAGCCGTCAACCAGGCGCTCCCGGCGGCCCTCCGCCTGGCGGATACCGTCAAGAccggcatcctcctcgccaggGGCGCCGACGCGACCCCCCACTGCGACCTCTTCCTGCTGTGCGTCGACTCGGCGCCCGTCGACATGGTCATGCTGCTGATACGGGACGTCAAGGGGGCCTGCGGGAGCTGCAAGAACAAGGGTCTCGTACGCGCCGCGAAGGCGGGGAGCGTCGAGAAGGCGAACCTTCTCATGGACAAGGGCGCCGACCCGTCCTTCaacggggcggcggccctGTTCGAGGCCATCAGGATGGGGAAGGACGAGGTTGCCCTGGCCATCATATCCCGTCCTGTGATGAAGAAGCACCCGTCACTGCTCACGACGGCCGCACAGTCTGCCCTGGACCACGGCCGGAAGAAAGTGCTTCAAGCGTGTCTGGACGCCGGCTCTGAGAACTCGACGGCCCAGAGGCAAGAAGCAACGCTCCAGAGTCAGGTAACTTTCAACAGTCCTGTCGATTCGAGACTGGCTGGGACATCTAGCATCGAGGCAGCTTTCATGCAAGCTGCCAACGCCGGTCGTCTGGATACAATACAGCAGCTCCTTGCCAACAACCGAGCAGACACGCTCCCGCAGGGCGTCATGGTTAAGCTGCTCACCCAGTCCATCGATCTGCCCGACTTGAAGACGGCACACACACTGGTCGACATGCTCCTCTCCACGGGGGGCCTACGAGGGAACACGGTTGCCAACTCCCTCTGCAGGATCCTGAGCAGACCTGTGCCACCGGCCAACGAGACAGACCGGGTCCAGATCGTCCAGCTGCTCTTGGGAAAGGGAAGTGCCGATGTCAACGTCGGTAGAGGCAAAGCTGTCCTGCAGGCGCTGAGCCAGGGCCGactcgacatcctcggcatGATGCTCCGGCACggcgcctcggccgagaccttcgccgtcgccatgaACGCGTCGATGAAGGTGGCGGTTCCCAGAGACCGCCTGGCGGCTGTGAAAGTGCTCGTCGAGAGCGGCAACGTTGCCGCGAGCGAGTCTCTtcaggccgccgccgtggcggcCGCTTCCAGgagcgccgccctcgacgtcctgCAGTACCTGGCGGAGTTCGTCACCTCACCCGGCGTCTTCAGCACCGGCATCGGCGCCCTTGCGAGGGAGTGCGACGACTGGACGTCTCCCCGGGGCCTCTACGTCGCGCAATTCCTCCTGGACCGCGGCGCGTCCGGTCCAGAGGTGGACGGCGCCATGGCGCGGGCTTCGGGCCTGTACACCCGCGATGCCGTCCAGCTACTGGCAACGTCGACGGACCCGGCATCTTTCGATCAGGTCCTCGGGTTCGTGATCGATGCCTCGCCACACTGGCAGCTCCGTCAGAACCTGTGGCTCGTCCACTCGTTGCTGGAATGGGGCTGCAAGGGCGCGAGTGTCGATCGGGCCCTCGTCCGGGCGGTCGGCGCCCATGGCGAAGAGCACGATCTGCAGCTGCTAATCgacaccctcctcctcgtgggcatcggcgccgacgtgaACCACGAAGGCGGCAGGGCCCTGCAGATCGCGGTTGGGCGAGGACACGCTTCGCTCGTCAACAAACTGGCGTTAAACGGCGCCGGGAGGTTGGCCCTGACCAACGCCTTCCAAGCCGTCATCACGTCGAGGATggacgaggcgacggccTTGAACCTGCTCGACATCTTGGTCGCCGGCTGCGAACGGAGCAGGACGCGGTTCGATGTCGACGCGgtgctcgccgacggccggtGCCCCCTCGAAGCATGTATATCGACTCACCCAAgggccgagaagctcgggCGGCGTCTTATCAAGCTGGGATGTCGAACCGGGACGCTGGTCAGCATGaagctggacggcggcgaggaacgCGTGCCCCTCCTCGTCTGGGCGCTCTATCAAAGTGGCCAAGGGGCAGTGGCACCCTCTCTGCTGACGGCCATGGTCGATTCTCATC GCGACGTGGTCAAGTACCGATCCGCATCTGGCATCACGCCCCTGATAGCCGCGGCCCATCTCGGAAGCAATGAACTCGTCGGCAAGCTTCTCGGGGCCGGCGCCAGGCCCAACGAGCGAGACAACGCCGGCCGGACGGCGCTATTCTtcgcgtcggcggccgggcaTATGGCCGCCCTTCAGGCCCTCGTCAAAGCCGGTGCGGCACAGAACGACGGAAGCCTCCACGAGGCCGCGAGGAACACGCACAgcgaggccgtcgcggctctcatcaaggccaagcaCGAGGCCAACTTCCCCAGCAGCCTGCACGAGGGACGCACCGCGCTGCAGGAGCTGTGCTACCGCTGCAGCTGCGGCACCATCTACCCGGAGCTGGAGGACACCATCCGCGCGCTCGAACGGGGCAAGGCGGACCCTTTCGCCGTCCACGCGGAGAGGAACGCGCTgttcctcgccctcgagaacGCGAGGCCGTACCACATCACCAAGGCCTTTCTCGACGTCCAGATGTGGCGGCACGTCAACGACGAGCGCAACGTCTTCTTCTGCGcggacccggccgccgccgccccgtccaCCGCCGGCTACGTCTGCTCGGCGACCCTCTACCTCCGCCACGGCCTCTACCGGGGCGACCCGCAGCACGTCCCCCGCCTCCTGGCgctgctggccgagaaggcctGCCAGGACCGTTTCTTCGCCCGGTTCGGCCCGCACcagctcgaggccctccAGCCGCCCGAGGCCGTGGGCGTGCCCCCGGCGctcgcggacgaggacgcccgGAGGCGCGCGGCGCAGGAGCGGCGACGGGCCCGGGACCGCGACCACGCGGACAGGCTGAggcaggagcaggaggggGCCGCGGTGAAGGCGGAGATCGAGGGGAGGCAGCACCGGCTGCGGCTcgagcggcagcagcagaccAGCGTGCTCCAGGCGGCCCTGGCCgcgcagcaggccgaggtgcGCAACGCGAGGAGGCAGAGCCAGCAGACGCCGGTGGCGGTTGTAGGTAACAGGAACGGCGTggtggcgagggcggggGATCAGGGCCGGCAGAGTCGGCTGAAGCGGGCGTAG